In bacterium, a single window of DNA contains:
- the tolB_4 gene encoding Protein TolB codes for MDRRSSCTHAHPTTLRSAPPIPLVTGVATLLALGLLASCQGSGGPLQNPGTGQPAPAGSLLDPLPPGFAAPGESGVGSLGLLAGRIDFDAGAIETQLPRLGLALGDTYDLDATDFFTRQPCRDCVQVTAVRKGAADTLEIDVRLRHPFGVDSGRFDLAVFDVRGILILPGTTEFRGITADVDGDGTIGSEEFVQGNVSLVTNADGYTTRFDGRAEDAAIFGAPKNIAGNLNPFLRYFDDPRATAFDPSAPAGHNVLGLGMDATRTWVLQVPPGGGTMPFVFVVDAAYGQAGSASDPQYRLPEFHRKEPWRVEAAILSNDLKGGDKGSTALIEVRVADWQQGATVADSWPASDPGQVRAASEVKRVMVTVPGVSTLVQAQTAAGGSGTAADPLVYPLTITNTQGATAGSYTALIAARDDLATAGADPRPLPPGLTRGTPIDIRDYTTYTTLTLPVAESNATAAASLPNPVLYVSQAPQPSSWGIVNVVGNFGWVNDGGQGVGNLWRLDPDGTRTNLTNFFRAVIRKPVLNYNATLVAFSAKIGGGDANFQIYTMHPDGTGLTNLSRNSFNDFDPDFLPDGRLVFSSDRDGWRDPYNEGLAPQLYLMSASGHQQQRLTYSASGDYWPVVLKDGRISFRRWDNLRVNSEKEYMPTLDLPYGFPANFWMSDVNGSPLWVVNPDGTVPDLYYGSHLTRSRRTFMDHSELPDGKLLAIATPFSRTYGAGVISVLDPAEYDNVEIPSYRTEPEAAQDGPSPAGRYRTPIRIADNRFVASYSPGTVYDDGSHTDDPDFRLVVVDSFGTRRTLVNEPGVWEWMPLELKARPSPATLPVVADNTKNWGILAAANVFLRDAREPESKDPQPIPFPAPGFKVRFFAGILTTDHGLHSPFDATNIVRPHEYLGEAPVQSDGSFAAMLPADRPITWQVVNASGQVMVTERFYTNLGRGELRFCQGCHAPQRPGAFQEKTYQQTLASGQVTDLRP; via the coding sequence ATGGACCGTCGATCTTCGTGCACTCACGCCCACCCGACCACGCTGCGTAGCGCGCCTCCCATCCCCCTTGTCACCGGCGTCGCGACCCTGCTTGCACTGGGGCTCCTCGCGAGCTGCCAGGGGAGTGGGGGACCGCTGCAAAATCCCGGTACCGGCCAGCCCGCCCCCGCCGGGAGTCTCCTCGACCCTCTCCCGCCCGGATTCGCCGCACCCGGTGAGAGTGGCGTGGGATCGCTGGGGCTGCTCGCCGGACGCATCGACTTTGATGCGGGGGCCATCGAGACTCAGCTGCCGCGTCTGGGCCTCGCCCTCGGCGACACCTACGACCTGGATGCCACCGACTTCTTCACGCGCCAGCCCTGTCGCGACTGTGTGCAGGTGACCGCGGTCCGCAAAGGCGCGGCGGACACACTGGAAATCGATGTCCGGCTGCGGCATCCCTTTGGGGTCGACAGTGGTCGCTTCGACCTCGCGGTCTTCGATGTCCGGGGCATCCTGATCCTCCCGGGCACGACCGAGTTCCGGGGCATCACGGCCGATGTCGATGGCGATGGGACCATTGGGAGCGAGGAGTTCGTGCAGGGGAATGTGTCGCTGGTGACAAATGCCGATGGGTACACCACGCGCTTTGATGGTCGCGCCGAGGATGCCGCGATTTTCGGTGCGCCCAAAAACATCGCCGGCAATCTGAATCCCTTCCTGCGGTACTTCGATGATCCCCGCGCGACCGCGTTCGATCCCTCCGCGCCTGCGGGTCACAATGTCCTGGGGCTGGGGATGGACGCGACCCGGACCTGGGTGCTGCAGGTGCCGCCGGGGGGAGGCACGATGCCGTTTGTGTTCGTGGTGGATGCCGCCTACGGGCAGGCGGGGAGCGCCAGTGATCCGCAATATCGCCTTCCGGAGTTCCATCGCAAGGAGCCCTGGCGTGTCGAGGCCGCGATCCTCTCCAACGACCTCAAAGGGGGAGACAAAGGGAGCACCGCGCTCATCGAGGTCCGGGTCGCGGACTGGCAGCAAGGCGCGACTGTCGCCGACTCCTGGCCCGCCAGCGATCCCGGGCAGGTCCGGGCGGCATCCGAGGTGAAACGGGTCATGGTGACCGTGCCGGGCGTGTCCACGCTCGTGCAGGCGCAAACCGCAGCGGGCGGGTCGGGAACTGCTGCTGACCCCCTGGTCTATCCCCTCACCATCACCAACACGCAGGGCGCGACTGCCGGGAGCTATACCGCGCTCATCGCGGCGCGCGATGACCTCGCCACCGCCGGCGCGGACCCGCGTCCGCTCCCCCCGGGGCTCACTCGCGGCACCCCCATCGACATCCGGGACTACACCACCTACACCACGCTCACGCTGCCGGTCGCGGAAAGCAATGCCACCGCCGCCGCGAGTCTGCCCAATCCGGTGCTCTATGTGTCGCAGGCACCGCAGCCGAGCTCCTGGGGGATCGTGAATGTGGTGGGCAACTTCGGCTGGGTCAACGATGGCGGCCAGGGGGTCGGAAATCTCTGGCGGCTGGACCCCGATGGCACCCGGACTAATCTCACGAACTTCTTCCGGGCGGTCATCCGGAAGCCGGTGCTGAACTACAACGCGACCCTCGTGGCGTTCAGTGCCAAGATCGGCGGCGGCGACGCCAACTTCCAGATTTACACCATGCACCCCGATGGCACAGGCCTCACCAATCTGTCACGCAACTCGTTCAACGATTTTGATCCGGACTTCCTGCCCGATGGGCGGCTGGTCTTTTCCTCCGATCGCGATGGCTGGCGGGACCCCTACAACGAGGGCCTCGCGCCGCAGCTCTACCTGATGTCCGCCAGTGGACATCAGCAGCAGCGGCTGACCTACTCCGCCTCCGGCGACTACTGGCCGGTCGTGCTCAAGGATGGCCGGATCTCGTTCCGTCGGTGGGACAACCTGCGGGTGAACTCCGAGAAGGAGTACATGCCGACCCTGGACCTGCCCTATGGTTTCCCCGCGAACTTCTGGATGAGTGATGTCAACGGGTCGCCCCTGTGGGTGGTGAACCCCGATGGCACCGTACCGGACCTCTACTACGGATCGCATCTCACACGGAGTCGTCGCACGTTTATGGACCACAGCGAGCTTCCCGATGGCAAGCTGCTGGCGATCGCGACCCCCTTCAGCCGGACCTATGGCGCGGGTGTGATCTCCGTGCTCGACCCGGCGGAGTACGACAACGTGGAGATCCCCAGCTATCGCACGGAGCCCGAGGCGGCCCAGGATGGTCCCAGTCCTGCGGGGCGCTACCGCACGCCGATCCGGATTGCCGATAACCGCTTCGTGGCGTCGTACAGTCCCGGGACGGTGTATGACGACGGGTCGCACACCGATGATCCCGACTTCCGCCTGGTGGTGGTGGACAGCTTCGGTACCCGACGGACCCTGGTGAATGAGCCTGGTGTCTGGGAATGGATGCCCCTGGAACTGAAGGCGCGTCCGTCGCCCGCCACGCTGCCGGTCGTGGCAGACAACACGAAAAACTGGGGCATCCTGGCCGCCGCGAATGTCTTCCTCCGAGATGCCCGGGAGCCGGAGAGCAAGGACCCACAGCCGATCCCCTTCCCGGCCCCAGGGTTCAAGGTCCGGTTCTTCGCGGGCATCCTGACAACCGACCACGGACTGCACAGCCCCTTCGATGCCACCAACATCGTGCGTCCGCATGAGTATCTCGGCGAGGCCCCGGTCCAGTCCGATGGATCCTTCGCGGCGATGCTGCCGGCCGACCGCCCCATCACCTGGCAGGTGGTGAACGCGTCGGGGCAGGTGATGGTGACCGAGCGGTTCTACACGAATCTGGGACGGGGCGAGCTCCGCTTCTGCCAGGGCTGCCATGCTCCACAGCGTCCGGGGGCCTTCCAGGAGAAGACCTATCAGCAAACGCTGGCGTCGGGGCAGGTGACGGATCTGCGTCCGTAA